One genomic segment of Anticarsia gemmatalis isolate Benzon Research Colony breed Stoneville strain chromosome Z, ilAntGemm2 primary, whole genome shotgun sequence includes these proteins:
- the LOC142986607 gene encoding uncharacterized protein LOC142986607: MKDNSINTTIQHDVFQVLQMSDARMHSIQATNNVHSIQATNHVHSIQTTHRTERRDCDGEPVIIINHLNSDFDISAIVEDLLSKKDFKNASSLFVIVPISDDEDSDLFPEASAQCIQMSENCNRWNDKKERLFGSSRRYGSDLQGLKVSAKGKRFFLEGVPADAVMVSRNREMSVKGIQMTPEEFRISHGVSTDTTQDRPCCCPRNGPNCLTKYYDGASTDDSPFLLVNQTLFSPLDSDINRCGFSSRSESYSARETYRPPGVMMGLRNSRCGSLIRISEIMPALDSKRRASVLKSRSKDGIKYASLSNNKKKSVTIKDHCPCEVFKPIPGKPDPCRKKEPIPEPPKICVIPDIMKQIDDKPCVRPSTRTLGEQCCADCSDASDIKTIGPNGLEIPKLGIVDSDKNTTDGAVTTCTSESADYPPIETIKPRAKTVEIKQPVRMGFYGQPDLNREVGIVQVLGPDGGYSDIEPHGTYTQAGANKVVFSAGTTTRVAPCPARCNDVVVSSPVAKTCECHKESKKKKGKKKKKGKVICQCPPAEPEPEPAGGDEEYEFDYEAYMAELAQLATLKSDLTQTTSGFKFNQKKRKIPKPPPPEKEWTIEDSIRYYATLNPAFMQELVREKTPKPPDCTCDTEVEKVEIVPEPEPEPPEPEEKEGPFKGLKLRFGGKGSASKGLSGICCFDMIQESSRNLSS, encoded by the exons ATGAAAGATAACAGTATAAACACAACTATACAACACGATGTTTTCCAAGTACTGCAGATGTCTGACGCGAGGATGCACAGTATACAAGCGACAAATAACGTGCACAGTATCCAAGCGACGAACCACGTGCACAGTATCCAAACGACCCACCGCACGGAGCGACGCGACTGTgatggcgaaccggtcataataataaaccatTTAAATAGTGATTTTGACATCTCGGCGATTGTTGAAGACTTGTTGTCGAAGAAGGACTTTAAGAACGCGTCGTCGCTGTTCGTTATCGTACCTATCTCTGATGATGAAGACAGCGACCTGTTCCCTGAAGCGTCGGCGCAGTGTATACAAATGTCAGAGAATTGTAACAGATGGAATGATAAGAAAGAACGGTTGt TTGGTTCGTCCAGAAGATACGGGTCTGATCTTCAAGGGCTCAAGGTATCAGCCAAGGGAAAGAGGTTCTTCTTGGAAGGAGTGCCGGCTGACGCCGTGATGGTGAGCAGGAACCGGGAGATGTCGGTGAAGGGCATACAGATGACGCCCGAGGAGTTCCGCATCAGCCACGGAGTCAGCACCGACACCACCCAGGACCGACCCTGCTGCTGTCCCAGGAACGGACCTAACTGCTTGACTAAATACTATGACG GTGCGAGTACAGATGATTCGCCGTTCCTATTGGTGAATCAGACGCTGTTCTCGCCGCTGGACTCCGACATAAACCGCTGCGGCTTCAGCTCCAGGTCGGAGAGCTACAGCGCGAGGGAAACCTACCGCCCGCCCGGCGTGATGATGGGCCTGAGGAACAGCCGCTGTGGCAGCTTGATCAGGATATCTGAAATCATGCCTGcac TTGATTCGAAAAGACGTGCGTCTGTTTTAAAATCTAGATCAAAAGACGGCATCAAATACGCGTCACTCAGTAACAACAAGAAGAAATCCGTAACAATCAAGGATCACTGTCCTTGTGAAGTTTTTAAACCAATTCCTGGCAAACCTGACCCGTGCAGGAAGAAAGAACCAATCCCTGAGCCTCCTAAGATCTGTGTGATCCCTGACATCATGAAACAAATAGATGATAAACCGTGCGTGAGACCGTCGACCCGTACTCTTGGCGAACAGTGCTGCGCCGACTGTTCAGATGCCTCAGATATCAAAACAATAGGCCCCAATGGCCTAGAAATACCAAAACTAGGTATAGTCGATTCTGATAAAAATACCACAGATGGTGCCGTGACCACTTGCACGTCAGAAAGTGCAGACTATCCCCCTATCGAAACTATAAAGCCCAGGGCAAAAACTGTGGAAATAAAGCAGCCGGTTCGGATGGGATTTTATGGGCAGCCGGACCTCAATAGAGAGGTCGGGATAGTACAGGTGCTCGGCCCTGACGGAGGCTACTCGGACATTGAACCACATGGAACATACACACAAGCAGGAGCTAACAAGGTGGTATTCAGCGCCGGCACCACCACCCGCGTGGCTCCATGCCCCGCCAGATGTAACGACGTAGTGGTGTCATCTCCTGTCGCCAAAACGTGTGAGTGTCACAAAGAGAGCAAAAAGAAGAAaggaaagaagaagaaaaagggAAAAGTGATTTGCCAGTGCCCCCCCGCCGAGCCGGAGCCCGAGCCGGCAGGAGGGGATGAAGAATATGAATTCGATTACGAAGCCTACATGGCTGAGCTGGCTCAACTGGCGACACTCAAATCAGATCTTACGCAAACAACATCAGGTTTTAAGTTCAATCAGAAGAAGAGGAAAATACCGAAGCCTCCGCCGCCGGAGAAAGAGTGGACGATCGAAGATTCTATCAGATACTATGCCACTTTGAATCCAGCGTTTATGCAGGAATTAGTGAGGGAGAAGACACCAAAGCCGCCAGACTGCACGTGTGATACAGAAGTTGAGAAAGTAGAGATTGTTCCTGAACCGGAGCCCGAGCCGCCCGAGCCCGAGGAGAAGGAGGGCCCCTTCAAAGGATTGAAGTTGAGGTTTGGAGGTAAAGGCTCCGCGTCCAAAGGTCTTAGTGGTATTTGTTGTTTCGATATGATTCAAGAGAGCAGTAGGAATTTATCATCGTGA
- the LOC142986541 gene encoding tubulin alpha-1 chain-like, with translation MRECISIHGGQAGVQIGNACWELYCLEHGIQPDGQMPSDKTVGGGDDSFNTFFSETGAGKHVPRAVFIDLEPTVVDEVRTGTYRQLFHPEQLITGKEDAANNYARGHYTIGKEIVDLVLDRVRKLADQCTGLQGFLIFHSFGGGTGSGFASLLMERLSVDYGKKSKLEFAIYPAPQISTAVVEPYNSILTTHTTLEHSDAAFMVDNEAIYDICRRNLDIERPTYTNLNRLIGQIVSSITASLRFDGALNVDLTEFQTNLVPYPRIHFPLVTYAPVISAEKAYHEQLSVAEITNACFEPANQMVKCDPRHGKYMACCMLYRGDVVPKDVNAAIGTIKTKRTIQFVDWCPTGFKVGINYQPPTVVPGGDLAKVQRAVCMLSNTTAIAEAWSRLNHKFDLMYAKRAFVHWYVGEGMEEGEFSEAREDLAALEKDYEEVGMDSGEGEGEGGEEY, from the coding sequence ATGCGTGAATGTATATCCATACACGGCGGGCAGGCTGGCGTTCAGATCGGGAACGCCTGCTGGGAGTTGTACTGCCTGGAGCATGGCATCCAGCCCGACGGGCAGATGCCGTCGGACAAGACGGTGGGCGGCGGCGACGACTCGTTCAACACATTCTTCAGCGAGACCGGCGCCGGCAAGCACGTGCCGCGAGCCGTGTTCATCGACCTGGAGCCCACGGTGGTGGACGAGGTGCGCACCGGCACGTACCGCCAGCTGTTCCACCCCGAGCAGCTCATCACCGGCAAGGAGGACGCCGCCAACAACTACGCGCGCGGACACTACACCATCGGTAAGGAGATCGTGGACCTGGTGCTCGACAGGGTACGAAAACTAGCAGATCAATGTACCGGCCTGCAGGGCTTCCTCATCTTCCACTCGTTCGGTGGCGGCACCGGGTCAGGCTTCGCGTCCCTACTCATGGAGCGCCTGTCTGTGGACTACGGCAAGAAGTCCAAACTAGAATTCGCCATTTACCCCGCGCCACAGATCTCGACCGCTGTTGTCGAGCCGTATAACTCAATTTTGACAACACATACAACTTTGGAGCACTCTGATGCTGCCTTTATGGTTGACAATGAAGCTATTTACGATATTTGTAGAAGGAATTTAGATATTGAGAGGCCGACGTACACTAACCTGAACAGATTGATCGGTCAGATCGTGTCGTCGATCACCGCGTCGCTGAGGTTCGACGGCGCCCTGAACGTAGACTTGACAGAGTTCCAGACCAACTTGGTGCCGTACCCTAGGATTCACTTTCCCCTGGTGACATATGCGCCTGTCATTTCTGCTGAGAAGGCGTACCACGAGCAGTTGTCCGTGGCGGAAATCACCAACGCGTGCTTTGAACCCGCCAACCAGATGGTGAAATGTGACCCTCGCCACGGCAAGTACATGGCGTGTTGTATGCTGTACCGTGGAGACGTGGTGCCTAAGGACGTGAACGCTGCCATCGGTACGATCAAGACCAAGAGAACCATTCAGTTCGTGGACTGGTGCCCGACCGGGTTCAAGGTGGGTATCAACTACCAGCCTCCGACCGTGGTGCCGGGCGGTGACTTGGCGAAGGTGCAGCGCGCCGTGTGCATGCTGTCCAACACGACCGCCATCGCGGAGGCGTGGTCACGACTCAACCATAAGTTTGATTTAATGTATGCTAAGCGTGCCTTTGTCCACTGGTACGTCGGTGAGGGTATGGAAGAAGGTGAGTTCTCAGAGGCTCGCGAGGATCTCGCGGCGCTGGAGAAGGACTACGAGGAGGTCGGCATGGACTCCGGCGAAGGTGAGGGCGAAGGCGGCGAggagtattaa
- the LOC142986710 gene encoding uncharacterized protein LOC142986710 — translation MPCKCSGFRVDKCNCKVLGTGYLCQSDGGVTLLTHSKSLCSLLELKSTNKTDTKHNILVRIIEAFYERCAAYNLRYCPIRGFTMRDSYVSNTLKDLLIMVFFLIANFVVFLAISVKMVVHLYYIALWTIQWIRKSLTSKIDINESPVMLRPLDYIQSTSNKYI, via the exons ATGCCCTGTAAGTGTTCAGGTTTTAGGGTAGATAAATGTAACTGTAAGGTCTTGGGGACCGGGTACTTGTGTCAGAGTGATGGCGGGGTGACTTTGTTGACTCACAGCAAGAGCCTCTGTTCCTTGTTGGAGCTGAAGAGTACGAACAAGACTGATACTAAGCACAACATCCTGGTGAGGATCATTGAAGCCTTCTATGAACGATGTGCGGCTTACAATCTCAG GTACTGCCCGATCCGAGGGTTCACAATGCGCGACAGTTACGTGAGCAACACCCTCAAGGACCTGCTCATCATGGTGTTCTTCCTCATCGCCAACTTCGTCGTGTTCCTGGCGATATCAGTCAAGATGGTCGTGCACCTCTACTACATTGCCTTATGGACAATACAGTGGATTAGGAA ATCGCTGACATCTAAGATCGACATCAACGAGTCCCCTGTGATGCTGCGGCCTCTGGACTACATTCAGTCCACGTCCAACAAGTACATATGA